One Corynebacterium efficiens YS-314 DNA segment encodes these proteins:
- a CDS encoding AAA family ATPase has product MTGAPAAGKSTWVATVAKPGDLRFDSDALTNTLTGKPPAKHSHAAAVKKVSKSAREAGIEEALKLVATRDVWIIHSNLSAELERKYRAYGARFVVIDPGEAVALERCAAGRPGYRKNQVASWYARRHSWPHDAEIITSFDPATAGVDEDDIEVSGGRATLHVVTGPPAAGKSTFVREHARLGDVVLDYDLLANALAGEPADNHEHTRQIKAVTKAARLAALEAAMKQDITVWLIHSTPAASTLSRYESMGATVHVVDPGKDVVMKRVKQMRPRVMLPVAAAWYDKQPAVATPKTTTERGLGWDHQKQRANLVAVHVDGTPCWWCGRPMFYDKTRNFDGLPLAADHEDARANGGDRANRLLHFSCNSSRQAGARDDQRPALNHSEPPTEPTAPPQATPAASVFAWPDLEPSRAGP; this is encoded by the coding sequence GTGACAGGTGCTCCAGCGGCGGGGAAGTCCACGTGGGTGGCCACCGTCGCGAAGCCGGGTGATCTACGGTTTGATTCTGATGCGCTGACCAACACCCTGACGGGTAAGCCTCCGGCGAAGCATTCGCATGCGGCTGCGGTGAAGAAGGTGTCGAAGTCCGCTCGTGAGGCGGGTATTGAAGAAGCATTGAAGTTGGTGGCCACGCGCGATGTGTGGATCATTCACTCGAATCTCTCGGCTGAACTCGAGCGGAAGTACCGGGCATATGGTGCTCGGTTTGTGGTGATTGACCCCGGTGAGGCTGTGGCCTTGGAACGGTGTGCTGCTGGTCGCCCTGGGTATCGGAAGAATCAGGTGGCCTCCTGGTACGCGCGTCGGCATTCGTGGCCACATGATGCGGAGATCATCACCAGCTTTGATCCGGCCACCGCGGGCGTCGACGAGGATGATATTGAGGTATCGGGAGGCCGGGCCACGTTACATGTGGTCACGGGCCCACCTGCTGCTGGGAAGTCCACCTTCGTCCGTGAGCATGCCCGGCTAGGGGATGTGGTCCTAGACTACGACCTGCTGGCCAACGCGCTGGCGGGGGAACCTGCTGACAACCATGAGCACACCAGGCAGATCAAGGCGGTGACCAAGGCGGCCAGGCTCGCAGCCCTGGAGGCAGCGATGAAGCAGGACATCACCGTCTGGCTGATTCACTCAACCCCGGCCGCCTCGACCTTGTCTCGCTACGAGTCGATGGGCGCCACGGTCCATGTGGTCGACCCGGGTAAGGACGTGGTGATGAAGCGGGTCAAGCAGATGCGGCCACGGGTGATGCTGCCGGTGGCGGCTGCCTGGTACGACAAGCAGCCGGCGGTGGCCACGCCGAAGACCACGACCGAGCGTGGCCTTGGGTGGGATCATCAGAAGCAACGCGCGAACCTCGTCGCGGTCCATGTTGATGGCACACCGTGTTGGTGGTGTGGCCGGCCGATGTTCTACGACAAGACCCGCAACTTCGATGGTCTGCCGCTGGCTGCTGACCATGAGGATGCCCGAGCAAACGGCGGGGACCGCGCTAACCGCCTCTTACACTTCTCCTGCAACTCCTCACGGCAAGCAGGGGCCCGCGACGACCAACGACCAGCCCTGAACCACTCTGAACCGCCTACGGAGCCCACAGCGCCACCACAGGCCACGCCGGCGGCGTCGGTGTTCGCCTGGCCAGACCTTGAGCCGTCTCGCGCCGGGCCCTAG
- a CDS encoding phage portal protein family protein: MDTQIAIPTPQEVGYVNGGQENFYTHGRELENIPELQWPQCLSVYDRMRNDSQISAVLSAIALPIEATTWRLDPNGASDEVTEFIAQQLDLPIIGKEGEHKKKRRRRRFSWAEHLRHALLMVPFGAMFFEQVVETTPEGMWGIRKIAPRMPDTLQAINVARDGGLISIDQKPPGDIGVIRASDATKTTIPIDRLVAYSYRREGGNWAGRSILRPAYPHWALKQPLLKIEALAVERNGVGVPDYENPPGATPEQIEKGRKMAESYRAGSSAGMSRPSGSKFQLLGTTGQIMSARPVIEYHDSQIARVALAHFLNLDGKGGSYALATTHQDLYTIAENSLGTEIAGTANHHIVEDLVDWNWGPDEPAPRIVFDDLRSDSLSIANSLRTLADAGLIRPDRSIEEWLRRDLGAPAKDTAPPEQPWTPETETEGGAEQ, encoded by the coding sequence GTGGATACCCAGATTGCAATACCGACACCTCAAGAGGTCGGGTACGTCAATGGTGGCCAGGAAAATTTTTACACGCATGGCCGCGAACTCGAGAACATCCCCGAGCTCCAGTGGCCACAGTGTCTGAGCGTCTACGACCGGATGCGCAATGACAGTCAGATCTCTGCCGTGCTCTCCGCAATCGCTCTGCCCATCGAGGCCACCACCTGGCGTCTGGACCCCAACGGTGCATCCGATGAGGTCACTGAGTTCATCGCCCAGCAGCTTGACCTCCCCATCATCGGTAAGGAAGGCGAGCACAAGAAGAAACGGCGGCGTCGCCGGTTCTCCTGGGCAGAACACCTCCGCCACGCACTCCTGATGGTCCCCTTCGGGGCGATGTTCTTCGAGCAGGTCGTGGAGACTACCCCGGAAGGCATGTGGGGAATCCGCAAGATCGCACCGCGTATGCCTGACACCCTCCAAGCCATCAACGTTGCCCGCGACGGTGGCCTGATCAGCATTGATCAGAAACCACCGGGTGATATCGGAGTGATCCGCGCATCGGATGCCACGAAGACCACCATCCCCATTGACCGCCTGGTGGCGTACTCCTACCGCCGCGAGGGAGGAAACTGGGCAGGTCGGTCAATTCTCAGGCCCGCCTACCCGCACTGGGCACTGAAACAGCCCCTGCTCAAGATCGAGGCCTTGGCTGTGGAGCGCAACGGAGTGGGCGTTCCGGATTACGAGAACCCACCAGGCGCAACCCCTGAGCAGATCGAAAAGGGCCGGAAGATGGCCGAGTCCTACCGCGCCGGGTCCTCTGCTGGAATGTCCAGGCCAAGCGGATCTAAATTCCAGCTGCTGGGCACAACCGGTCAGATCATGTCGGCACGCCCGGTGATTGAATACCACGATTCTCAGATCGCCCGGGTGGCGCTCGCGCACTTCCTCAACTTGGACGGGAAGGGCGGCAGTTATGCACTGGCCACTACTCACCAGGATCTCTACACCATCGCCGAGAACTCGCTGGGCACCGAGATCGCTGGAACCGCGAACCATCACATCGTGGAAGATCTCGTGGATTGGAACTGGGGCCCCGACGAGCCAGCACCTCGTATCGTCTTTGACGATCTTCGGTCTGATTCGCTCTCCATCGCGAACTCTTTGCGCACCCTGGCTGATGCTGGTCTGATCCGTCCCGACCGCTCGATTGAGGAGTGGTTGCGTCGTGATCTCGGTGCACCTGCCAAGGACACCGCCCCACCGGAGCAACCGTGGACCCCCGAGACCGAAACGGAAGGAGGCGCCGAACAATGA
- a CDS encoding Gp19/Gp15/Gp42 family protein, with protein sequence MMMIDIKDLEVRLPRQLDADEKDRAIALLGDAVAEIEDAITDTGRVPAVWIAIGRNRRRAVKVARAMVAQAILIGEDIGKSSWSTGTGPYSDSASYRGDIPLPELWGEVDLTESHLDYLGLVRGGPRWSFPPPLRYPERPWNQ encoded by the coding sequence ATGATGATGATTGATATCAAGGATCTGGAGGTCCGCCTTCCACGCCAGTTGGATGCCGACGAGAAGGATCGCGCAATCGCCCTCCTGGGTGATGCGGTGGCGGAGATTGAAGATGCCATCACCGACACCGGGAGGGTTCCCGCGGTATGGATCGCGATTGGGCGAAACCGCCGCCGGGCGGTGAAGGTGGCCCGGGCGATGGTAGCCCAAGCCATCCTGATCGGCGAGGACATCGGCAAGTCCTCCTGGAGCACCGGGACGGGCCCGTATAGCGATAGCGCAAGTTACCGCGGTGATATCCCGTTGCCGGAGCTGTGGGGAGAAGTCGACCTGACTGAGTCTCACCTGGATTACCTCGGGCTTGTCCGGGGTGGCCCGAGGTGGTCTTTCCCACCACCCTTGAGGTATCCGGAGCGGCCATGGAATCAATAG
- a CDS encoding right-handed parallel beta-helix repeat-containing protein codes for MTTLKIDIRNMGASAHPDDRVILYAPEIRARIGGGLVSTAPLEVELVDGQATVENVEPGPIIVRFECLGIADTTEKRGIVPDSGVVTLDDVLELKHTWTPPVLSFGLKMIIDAMNTALIAVNSSVNEAITQAVESQFGGLVRAAEDAAQEASASASAAHGAALSANVRATAAESAYAGIRTRVEAIEALASLSPGTPADGQTATLVSQVGSLTRKAINAVLSVTSPGIINAANPPAGLTPVVADGHYYDPARFKYFQDAEMTIPATDNAPALQALVDYTHNIGGGTIELPRGKIVTRKAVLWKTGVSMRGAGKVVTRVCAEGVLFSVFTYDTSLPSSGAGGDDPNTQWLENVKFTDFAVDNRGLSSPDPSVSGKAFFLLYMKQPVFRDLVIVNTIGTGLGCDFLIDATVDSIVVRNAGRNTRTGYGGNSGIGIGTAARSKEPLVVSNCFVYDCGNYGIFVETQNNPDNPYRSAYAKIVNCHAERNYRGFGNKGSGPTQWIGCTAVENTTYGFELLQGAYGDKVLGCVASRNGYTGIAVSAPYTGDIMIDATEANENGNYGMLINLGGSTNRMKNVAVTGCETARNGWSGIATGGPISNLTVANCRAFSNGHKATISAHRRGLFLNGGHDIVTLTGNTVFDDQETKTQDVGIQVDTAANRVVMSGNNAPGYSLANAYQYPAEKTVFEANSPSSRIRGTATFTEGAQLLWVTHNRGRAPAEIALTPLGNARVWVVSSEPNRMRISRESTGGQLDVMWAVS; via the coding sequence GTGACCACTCTCAAGATTGATATCCGGAACATGGGTGCGAGCGCGCACCCTGATGATCGGGTGATTCTCTACGCCCCGGAGATCCGCGCCCGTATTGGCGGTGGACTGGTCTCCACTGCTCCCCTGGAGGTGGAGCTGGTCGACGGTCAGGCCACCGTCGAGAACGTCGAACCCGGGCCGATCATCGTACGCTTTGAGTGCCTCGGCATCGCGGACACCACCGAAAAGCGTGGCATTGTCCCCGATTCCGGTGTCGTCACCCTCGACGATGTCCTGGAGCTGAAACACACCTGGACTCCACCGGTGCTGAGTTTTGGGCTGAAGATGATCATCGACGCCATGAACACGGCCTTGATCGCGGTTAACTCCTCAGTTAACGAGGCAATTACTCAGGCTGTCGAAAGCCAGTTCGGTGGGTTGGTGCGCGCCGCGGAGGACGCAGCCCAGGAAGCCTCAGCATCTGCGAGCGCTGCCCACGGGGCTGCCTTGAGTGCAAACGTCCGCGCAACCGCAGCCGAGAGCGCCTATGCAGGGATCCGCACCCGAGTCGAAGCGATCGAAGCCCTGGCAAGCTTATCTCCTGGCACGCCAGCTGATGGCCAGACCGCCACGCTGGTGTCCCAGGTAGGAAGCTTGACGAGAAAGGCTATCAACGCAGTTCTCTCTGTCACGTCGCCGGGAATAATTAATGCAGCGAACCCGCCGGCGGGGCTTACCCCGGTGGTGGCAGACGGACACTATTACGACCCCGCTCGGTTTAAGTATTTCCAGGACGCGGAGATGACAATCCCGGCAACCGATAACGCCCCAGCGCTGCAGGCCCTGGTGGATTACACCCACAATATCGGTGGTGGGACCATCGAACTGCCCCGTGGCAAGATCGTGACACGGAAGGCAGTGCTCTGGAAAACAGGGGTGTCGATGCGCGGGGCCGGCAAGGTTGTGACCAGGGTCTGCGCTGAAGGGGTCCTTTTCTCCGTGTTTACCTACGACACGTCACTGCCATCGTCAGGAGCCGGTGGTGATGATCCCAATACCCAATGGCTGGAAAATGTGAAATTTACCGATTTCGCCGTGGACAACCGTGGCCTATCGTCTCCCGATCCAAGTGTATCGGGCAAAGCATTTTTCCTGCTGTATATGAAGCAACCAGTGTTCCGCGACCTGGTGATCGTCAACACTATTGGAACCGGGTTGGGCTGTGACTTCCTCATCGACGCCACGGTCGATTCCATAGTGGTCCGTAATGCTGGACGCAATACCCGTACCGGCTACGGAGGTAACTCCGGTATTGGTATTGGCACCGCGGCCCGGTCAAAGGAGCCGTTGGTCGTCTCGAACTGTTTTGTCTATGACTGCGGAAATTACGGGATCTTCGTGGAGACACAGAACAACCCGGATAACCCGTATCGCTCCGCGTACGCCAAGATTGTCAATTGTCATGCAGAGCGAAACTATAGGGGGTTTGGGAATAAAGGCTCGGGTCCGACGCAGTGGATTGGATGCACCGCGGTCGAGAACACCACCTACGGGTTCGAGCTGCTTCAGGGTGCCTATGGAGACAAGGTGCTGGGGTGTGTGGCCAGCAGGAATGGGTACACCGGAATTGCTGTTTCTGCTCCGTACACAGGAGACATCATGATTGATGCGACTGAAGCGAACGAGAACGGTAATTACGGCATGCTCATTAACCTGGGTGGTTCTACTAATCGGATGAAAAATGTTGCGGTGACCGGGTGTGAAACAGCACGTAATGGGTGGTCTGGGATCGCAACTGGCGGTCCGATTTCCAACCTGACGGTGGCGAACTGCCGGGCTTTTTCCAATGGCCATAAAGCAACAATTTCAGCACACCGTCGTGGGCTTTTCCTGAACGGCGGGCATGACATTGTCACGCTGACAGGGAACACCGTTTTTGATGACCAGGAGACAAAGACCCAGGATGTGGGAATCCAGGTAGATACCGCAGCTAATCGAGTGGTGATGTCTGGTAATAACGCCCCGGGGTATTCATTAGCTAATGCGTATCAGTACCCGGCGGAGAAGACAGTCTTTGAGGCTAATTCCCCTTCTTCGAGGATTCGGGGTACTGCCACATTCACTGAGGGTGCACAGCTGCTGTGGGTCACTCACAATCGTGGGCGGGCACCGGCAGAGATCGCGTTGACACCGCTGGGTAATGCGCGAGTGTGGGTGGTATCAAGCGAGCCGAATCGAATGCGAATCAGTAGGGAGAGCACTGGTGGCCAGCTTGACGTGATGTGGGCTGTGTCGTGA
- a CDS encoding glycoside hydrolase domain-containing protein, with product MKILDFSAGPPTAQALKADGVDGVMLYVSPPREPWMTGKSPSRAYLDSLDDAGIKYGFVWQFRKGGSINAGDAGRGYDGGYADAAEALAKLNELRCSAFPVYFAVDWDITLPEWNTRVVNYFKGAVAKLGLNRVGIYGHSRVIHWAMEDKVVAEVALGRVLGWQTRSWSKGVIARDYATLHQHTHDVPGPGGVQVDINEVFHDHWGWRGVPDQRTRPGTTPVQITGVEFPCDITIDTPDSGWRDPHKTQASVIHTTENSDTTPPENVANWQKNPANQSSYNVLVGADATGAKTIRANPDDRRSWSAGEPGNTDAIHLSNVGRAARSRQGWFNNPKQLEQNARWAADQHLRYGRPLVWLEPHDVAAGRRGFTSHGNWFHGRGGPAYRSDPGDHYPHDWVLNRAQELINEGETMSFTDEDRRKLNEIHAELTKKFPSRSAYRTSDDLVDTFAGFVLNVDGRQHEEAVISAAKDTGLTPEQVVEKLREGKNFAQIRKEATDV from the coding sequence GTGAAGATCCTCGATTTCTCTGCAGGCCCACCCACCGCGCAAGCCCTCAAGGCTGACGGTGTGGACGGTGTCATGCTTTATGTCTCACCACCGCGTGAGCCGTGGATGACCGGCAAGTCTCCATCACGCGCCTACCTCGACTCCCTCGACGATGCCGGCATCAAGTACGGCTTCGTCTGGCAGTTCCGTAAGGGCGGATCCATCAACGCTGGTGACGCCGGCCGTGGTTACGACGGTGGATACGCTGACGCCGCCGAGGCCCTGGCCAAGCTCAACGAGCTGCGGTGCTCCGCATTCCCGGTGTACTTCGCCGTGGACTGGGACATCACCCTGCCCGAGTGGAACACCCGCGTGGTCAACTACTTCAAGGGTGCGGTTGCCAAGCTTGGCCTGAACCGCGTCGGTATCTACGGTCACTCCCGCGTGATCCACTGGGCGATGGAAGACAAGGTCGTCGCCGAGGTCGCCCTCGGGCGAGTCCTCGGGTGGCAGACCCGCTCCTGGTCCAAGGGTGTCATCGCCCGGGACTACGCCACGCTGCACCAGCACACTCACGACGTACCCGGGCCTGGTGGTGTGCAGGTCGACATTAATGAGGTGTTCCACGATCACTGGGGCTGGCGCGGTGTACCCGACCAACGCACCCGCCCCGGTACCACGCCTGTGCAGATCACCGGCGTGGAGTTCCCCTGTGACATTACGATCGACACCCCGGACTCCGGATGGCGTGACCCGCACAAGACGCAGGCCTCGGTCATCCACACCACCGAGAACAGTGACACCACCCCGCCTGAGAATGTCGCCAACTGGCAGAAGAACCCAGCGAACCAGTCCTCCTACAACGTCCTGGTCGGGGCGGATGCCACCGGTGCGAAAACCATCCGCGCCAACCCGGATGACCGCCGATCCTGGTCTGCCGGTGAACCCGGCAACACCGACGCGATCCACCTCTCCAACGTAGGGCGGGCCGCCCGCTCCCGCCAAGGCTGGTTCAACAACCCAAAGCAGCTGGAGCAGAACGCCCGCTGGGCCGCTGACCAGCACCTGCGGTACGGCCGCCCTCTCGTGTGGCTCGAACCCCACGACGTTGCCGCCGGACGCCGAGGGTTCACCTCCCACGGCAACTGGTTCCACGGCAGGGGCGGCCCGGCATACCGGTCCGACCCGGGCGATCACTACCCCCACGACTGGGTACTCAACCGCGCCCAGGAACTCATCAATGAAGGAGAAACCATGTCATTCACCGACGAAGACCGTAGGAAGCTCAACGAAATCCACGCTGAGCTGACCAAGAAGTTCCCGTCCCGCTCCGCCTACCGCACCTCTGATGATCTGGTCGACACGTTCGCGGGTTTCGTCCTCAACGTCGATGGCCGCCAGCATGAGGAGGCCGTGATCAGCGCGGCGAAGGACACCGGCCTGACACCAGAGCAGGTCGTGGAGAAGCTGCGTGAGGGTAAAAATTTCGCCCAGATTCGCAAGGAGGCCACCGATGTTTAG
- a CDS encoding holin: MFSSQFIKDAAERATKTAAQAILAVFVAGVTIMSVDWVDTLAIGATAALVSVLTSIASAGVRNPESASLVAPRPDYVGEHRAPEPGE, encoded by the coding sequence ATGTTTAGCAGCCAGTTCATCAAGGATGCCGCCGAACGCGCCACCAAGACCGCCGCGCAGGCCATCCTCGCGGTCTTCGTAGCCGGGGTGACCATCATGTCCGTCGACTGGGTCGACACCCTGGCCATCGGTGCGACCGCTGCTCTGGTCTCGGTGCTCACCTCGATCGCGTCCGCTGGTGTCCGGAACCCGGAGTCCGCGTCGTTGGTGGCACCACGCCCGGATTATGTGGGTGAGCACCGGGCCCCCGAACCGGGAGAGTAA
- a CDS encoding cytidine deaminase — MSRRGRPPPRRWTRQTPGTDPRKASACPELNTATDVAPGKPEPSGPGLFDECQASIESGFPAAGGFPGAAAMLLADDTVLVGTAPEVLNAGVELCHETEPFCAAYRMGQRLVASICLARHPDGRYLVLNPCGVCRERLAIHGPGLMVAVAHPDDPTTPTWKRLKDVHLDYWVTPAV; from the coding sequence ATGTCCCGGCGTGGGCGTCCACCACCTCGGCGATGGACGCGGCAAACTCCCGGGACAGATCCTCGAAAGGCTTCTGCATGTCCAGAACTTAACACCGCAACCGACGTTGCGCCGGGGAAGCCCGAGCCCTCTGGGCCCGGGCTTTTTGATGAATGCCAGGCCTCCATCGAATCGGGTTTCCCCGCCGCTGGGGGCTTTCCGGGCGCCGCGGCGATGCTGCTTGCCGACGACACCGTGCTGGTCGGCACCGCCCCCGAGGTCCTCAACGCCGGTGTGGAGTTGTGCCATGAGACCGAGCCTTTCTGCGCCGCCTACCGCATGGGCCAGCGCCTCGTGGCGTCAATCTGCCTGGCTCGGCACCCTGACGGCCGGTACCTGGTTCTCAACCCCTGCGGGGTCTGCCGGGAGCGTCTCGCGATCCACGGTCCGGGCCTCATGGTCGCCGTGGCACACCCGGACGATCCCACGACCCCGACGTGGAAGAGGCTCAAGGACGTTCACCTCGACTACTGGGTGACACCGGCAGTGTAA
- a CDS encoding sugar ABC transporter permease yields the protein MSQQVTDFEVNRRSPWLQFKRGGWRHIVAWLIIVYALFPILYVVSASLSSEGTLTGSNQLFQSIGPENYQNLLTDEQHPYMRWFINSMIVSSVTAVGTVLMGAAAAFAFSRYRFKARRPGLIALLIVQMFPQLLAFVAIFLLMFSIKSVYPGLGLNSLPGLILIYLGGSLGSNTFLMFGFFNTVPTEIDKAAVIDGASHAQVYWRIVLPLITPSLVVVGMLAFVASFSDFLMAQIVLQDPQKWTLAVGLYQFVSVQFGENWGVFTAGAVIAAAPVVLLFIILQRYIVSGITGAVKG from the coding sequence ATGTCCCAACAAGTCACCGACTTCGAGGTCAACCGCCGCTCTCCCTGGCTGCAGTTCAAACGGGGCGGCTGGCGCCACATCGTGGCGTGGCTCATCATCGTCTACGCCCTGTTCCCCATCCTCTACGTGGTCTCCGCGTCCCTGTCCTCCGAGGGCACCCTGACCGGATCCAACCAGCTCTTCCAGTCCATCGGGCCGGAGAACTACCAGAACCTGCTCACCGACGAACAGCACCCCTACATGCGCTGGTTCATCAACTCGATGATCGTCTCCTCCGTGACGGCCGTCGGCACCGTCCTCATGGGTGCCGCGGCGGCGTTCGCCTTCTCGCGCTACCGCTTCAAGGCCCGCCGCCCGGGCCTCATCGCCCTGCTCATCGTGCAGATGTTCCCGCAGCTGCTCGCCTTCGTGGCGATCTTCCTGCTCATGTTCTCCATCAAGTCCGTCTACCCGGGGCTGGGCCTGAACTCACTGCCCGGCCTCATCCTCATCTACCTCGGCGGCTCCCTCGGCTCGAACACGTTCCTCATGTTCGGCTTCTTCAACACCGTGCCCACCGAGATCGACAAGGCCGCCGTCATCGACGGCGCCTCCCACGCCCAGGTCTACTGGCGCATCGTCCTGCCCCTGATCACCCCGTCCCTCGTGGTCGTCGGCATGCTCGCCTTCGTGGCCAGCTTCTCCGACTTCCTCATGGCGCAGATCGTCCTGCAGGATCCCCAGAAGTGGACCCTGGCCGTCGGCCTCTACCAGTTCGTCTCCGTCCAGTTCGGCGAGAACTGGGGCGTGTTCACCGCCGGCGCCGTCATCGCCGCCGCCCCCGTCGTGCTGCTGTTCATCATCCTGCAGCGCTACATCGTCTCCGGCATCACCGGTGCGGTGAAGGGATAG
- a CDS encoding ABC transporter permease subunit — protein MTTTLDTRPVADEAPAPRRRQAGAGLAIKLLIMAAINAFGFYGIAASWLAGQWGMLAFLVVALIGANVIYFWNDRRTLPWKYLYPAAVMLLIFQVFVVIYTAGIAFTNYGDGHNSTKDDAITAIELKYDEPVPDAPSRPVAVISGDDGLGLAVLHDDDRVLAATTGEELTPVEATVEDGQVTAVEGYEVLSAQDAMARQQEVLDVRVLSPDEGDVVRTNDARTATTYISTMRYDEAQDAMIAADGTVYTPNDTGSFASESGEELLPGWRVNVGLSNFTQVFADSTYAGPFMKVTAWTFVFAFLSVALTFFAGLLMALLFNDPNMKFRGFYRALVIMPYAFPAFLSILIWAGLLNTDFGFFNQILFGGADINWLGDPWLARFSAVMVNLWLGFPYMFLVTTGALQSIPDDVYKAARIDGAGAWTTFRKITLPLLMVAVGPLLVASFAMNFNNFNVIYLLTGGGPRDLDSPTGVGATDILISFVYKIAFASGENQYGVASAISLMIFIMVAIVSAITLVRSNSLKEID, from the coding sequence GTGACCACCACACTGGACACCCGCCCAGTGGCGGATGAGGCGCCGGCCCCGCGGCGTCGTCAAGCAGGAGCCGGTCTGGCGATCAAGCTCCTCATCATGGCGGCCATCAACGCCTTCGGCTTCTACGGCATCGCCGCCTCGTGGCTCGCCGGGCAGTGGGGCATGCTGGCCTTCCTCGTCGTCGCGCTCATCGGCGCGAACGTCATCTACTTCTGGAATGATCGCCGCACCCTGCCCTGGAAGTACCTCTACCCGGCAGCCGTCATGCTACTCATCTTCCAGGTGTTCGTGGTGATCTACACCGCGGGCATCGCGTTCACCAACTACGGCGACGGCCACAACTCCACCAAGGACGACGCCATCACGGCGATCGAGCTCAAGTACGACGAGCCCGTTCCCGACGCCCCGTCCCGCCCCGTCGCCGTCATCTCCGGCGACGACGGCCTCGGCCTCGCCGTGCTTCACGACGACGACCGGGTCCTCGCCGCCACCACCGGTGAAGAACTGACCCCCGTCGAGGCCACCGTCGAGGACGGGCAGGTCACCGCCGTCGAGGGCTACGAGGTCCTCAGCGCGCAGGACGCCATGGCCCGCCAGCAGGAGGTCCTCGACGTCCGCGTGCTGTCCCCCGACGAGGGCGATGTCGTGCGCACCAACGACGCGCGCACCGCCACCACCTACATCTCGACGATGCGTTACGACGAGGCGCAGGACGCCATGATCGCCGCCGACGGCACCGTCTACACCCCCAACGACACCGGCAGCTTCGCCTCCGAGTCCGGCGAGGAACTCCTCCCCGGCTGGCGCGTCAACGTCGGCCTGTCCAACTTCACGCAGGTCTTCGCCGACTCCACCTACGCGGGCCCCTTCATGAAGGTCACCGCCTGGACGTTCGTCTTCGCGTTCCTCTCCGTCGCCCTGACTTTCTTCGCCGGCCTGCTCATGGCGCTGCTGTTCAACGACCCGAACATGAAGTTCCGCGGCTTCTACCGCGCGCTGGTCATCATGCCGTACGCCTTCCCCGCCTTCCTGTCGATCCTCATCTGGGCCGGTCTGCTCAACACCGACTTCGGCTTCTTCAACCAGATCCTCTTCGGCGGCGCGGATATCAACTGGCTCGGCGACCCCTGGCTCGCCCGCTTCTCCGCCGTCATGGTCAACCTGTGGCTGGGATTCCCCTACATGTTCCTCGTCACCACCGGTGCGCTGCAGTCCATCCCGGACGACGTGTACAAGGCCGCCAGGATCGACGGCGCCGGGGCGTGGACCACCTTCCGGAAGATCACGTTGCCGCTGCTCATGGTCGCCGTCGGCCCGCTGCTCGTGGCCAGCTTCGCGATGAACTTCAACAACTTCAACGTGATCTACCTGCTCACCGGCGGCGGACCCCGCGACCTTGACTCCCCCACCGGCGTCGGCGCCACGGACATCCTCATCAGCTTCGTCTACAAGATCGCGTTCGCCTCGGGTGAGAACCAGTACGGCGTCGCCTCCGCCATCTCCCTGATGATCTTCATCATGGTCGCCATCGTCTCCGCCATCACCCTCGTCCGCTCCAATTCCCTGAAGGAGATCGACTGA